In Astatotilapia calliptera chromosome 16, fAstCal1.2, whole genome shotgun sequence, one genomic interval encodes:
- the LOC113008151 gene encoding ADP-ribosylation factor-like protein 6 isoform X1, which produces MGLLDKLTGWLGLKKKEVNVLCLGLDNSGKTTIINQLKPPNHSNHLGPLSEEWKHVSQTQAQEIVPTIGFNIEKFKSSSLSFTVFDMSGQSRYRNLWEHYYKESHAIIFVIDSSDKLRMVVAKEELDTLLNHEDIRSKRIPVLFFANKIDLQDAMSSVKVSQMLCLENIKDKPWHICASNAIKGEGLQEGLDWLQDQIAQSLENNEHMND; this is translated from the exons ATGGGGTTGTTGGATAAACTGACGGGTTGGCTCGGCCTGAAGAAGAAAGAGGTCAACGTTTTGTGTCTTGGACTGGACAACAGCGGCAAAACTACCATCATCAACCAGCTCAAACCACCTAAT CATTCGAATCATTTAGGCCCATTGTCAGAAGAGTGGAAACATGTTAGTCAG ACACAGGCACAAGAAATCGTCCCAACAATTGGTTTCAACATCGAAAAGTTCAAGAGTTCAAG CCTGTCCTTCACAGTCTTTGATATGTCTGGGCAGAGCAGATACAGGAACCTGTGGGAGCATTATTACAA AGAGAGCCATGCCATCATATTTGTCATTGACAGCAGTGACAAGCTGAGAATGGTTGTTGCTAAAGAGGAGCTAGACACTCTTCTCAACCATGAAG ATATCCGCAGCAAAAGGATACCAGTATTATTTTTTGCTAACAAGATAGATCTGCAGGATGCAATGTCTTCTGTCAAGGTCTCACAGATGTTGTGTTTGGAGAACATCAAAGACAAGCCCTGGCACATCTG TGCCAGCAATGCTATCAAAGGGGAGGGCCTTCAGGAAGGGCTGGACTGGCTACAAG ATCAAATTGCACA ATCACTTGAAAACAATGAACACATGAATGACTGA
- the LOC113008151 gene encoding ADP-ribosylation factor-like protein 6 isoform X2 — MGLLDKLTGWLGLKKKEVNVLCLGLDNSGKTTIINQLKPPNHSNHLGPLSEEWKHVSQTQAQEIVPTIGFNIEKFKSSSLSFTVFDMSGQSRYRNLWEHYYKESHAIIFVIDSSDKLRMVVAKEELDTLLNHEDIRSKRIPVLFFANKIDLQDAMSSVKVSQMLCLENIKDKPWHICASNAIKGEGLQEGLDWLQDHLKTMNT, encoded by the exons ATGGGGTTGTTGGATAAACTGACGGGTTGGCTCGGCCTGAAGAAGAAAGAGGTCAACGTTTTGTGTCTTGGACTGGACAACAGCGGCAAAACTACCATCATCAACCAGCTCAAACCACCTAAT CATTCGAATCATTTAGGCCCATTGTCAGAAGAGTGGAAACATGTTAGTCAG ACACAGGCACAAGAAATCGTCCCAACAATTGGTTTCAACATCGAAAAGTTCAAGAGTTCAAG CCTGTCCTTCACAGTCTTTGATATGTCTGGGCAGAGCAGATACAGGAACCTGTGGGAGCATTATTACAA AGAGAGCCATGCCATCATATTTGTCATTGACAGCAGTGACAAGCTGAGAATGGTTGTTGCTAAAGAGGAGCTAGACACTCTTCTCAACCATGAAG ATATCCGCAGCAAAAGGATACCAGTATTATTTTTTGCTAACAAGATAGATCTGCAGGATGCAATGTCTTCTGTCAAGGTCTCACAGATGTTGTGTTTGGAGAACATCAAAGACAAGCCCTGGCACATCTG TGCCAGCAATGCTATCAAAGGGGAGGGCCTTCAGGAAGGGCTGGACTGGCTACAAG ATCACTTGAAAACAATGAACACATGA
- the LOC113008151 gene encoding ADP-ribosylation factor-like protein 6 isoform X3 produces MGLLDKLTGWLGLKKKEVNVLCLGLDNSGKTTIINQLKPPNTQAQEIVPTIGFNIEKFKSSSLSFTVFDMSGQSRYRNLWEHYYKESHAIIFVIDSSDKLRMVVAKEELDTLLNHEDIRSKRIPVLFFANKIDLQDAMSSVKVSQMLCLENIKDKPWHICASNAIKGEGLQEGLDWLQDQIAQSLENNEHMND; encoded by the exons ATGGGGTTGTTGGATAAACTGACGGGTTGGCTCGGCCTGAAGAAGAAAGAGGTCAACGTTTTGTGTCTTGGACTGGACAACAGCGGCAAAACTACCATCATCAACCAGCTCAAACCACCTAAT ACACAGGCACAAGAAATCGTCCCAACAATTGGTTTCAACATCGAAAAGTTCAAGAGTTCAAG CCTGTCCTTCACAGTCTTTGATATGTCTGGGCAGAGCAGATACAGGAACCTGTGGGAGCATTATTACAA AGAGAGCCATGCCATCATATTTGTCATTGACAGCAGTGACAAGCTGAGAATGGTTGTTGCTAAAGAGGAGCTAGACACTCTTCTCAACCATGAAG ATATCCGCAGCAAAAGGATACCAGTATTATTTTTTGCTAACAAGATAGATCTGCAGGATGCAATGTCTTCTGTCAAGGTCTCACAGATGTTGTGTTTGGAGAACATCAAAGACAAGCCCTGGCACATCTG TGCCAGCAATGCTATCAAAGGGGAGGGCCTTCAGGAAGGGCTGGACTGGCTACAAG ATCAAATTGCACA ATCACTTGAAAACAATGAACACATGAATGACTGA
- the LOC113008151 gene encoding ADP-ribosylation factor-like protein 6 isoform X4, whose protein sequence is MGLLDKLTGWLGLKKKEVNVLCLGLDNSGKTTIINQLKPPNTQAQEIVPTIGFNIEKFKSSSLSFTVFDMSGQSRYRNLWEHYYKESHAIIFVIDSSDKLRMVVAKEELDTLLNHEDIRSKRIPVLFFANKIDLQDAMSSVKVSQMLCLENIKDKPWHICASNAIKGEGLQEGLDWLQDHLKTMNT, encoded by the exons ATGGGGTTGTTGGATAAACTGACGGGTTGGCTCGGCCTGAAGAAGAAAGAGGTCAACGTTTTGTGTCTTGGACTGGACAACAGCGGCAAAACTACCATCATCAACCAGCTCAAACCACCTAAT ACACAGGCACAAGAAATCGTCCCAACAATTGGTTTCAACATCGAAAAGTTCAAGAGTTCAAG CCTGTCCTTCACAGTCTTTGATATGTCTGGGCAGAGCAGATACAGGAACCTGTGGGAGCATTATTACAA AGAGAGCCATGCCATCATATTTGTCATTGACAGCAGTGACAAGCTGAGAATGGTTGTTGCTAAAGAGGAGCTAGACACTCTTCTCAACCATGAAG ATATCCGCAGCAAAAGGATACCAGTATTATTTTTTGCTAACAAGATAGATCTGCAGGATGCAATGTCTTCTGTCAAGGTCTCACAGATGTTGTGTTTGGAGAACATCAAAGACAAGCCCTGGCACATCTG TGCCAGCAATGCTATCAAAGGGGAGGGCCTTCAGGAAGGGCTGGACTGGCTACAAG ATCACTTGAAAACAATGAACACATGA